One Solanum lycopersicum chromosome 2, SLM_r2.1 genomic region harbors:
- the LOC101245715 gene encoding uncharacterized protein At4g08330, chloroplastic, which yields MASIYSCKECNTNFNLHTNYLFPPDFYFEAGNKGTLSFSAVDSSKFKFEKEDKIKPFFETLDYWGIQRKRTKMMCMNCGKVVGYVYDDGPPMTESPGQFHFGPSQVIPRAARYRIKNKALKITSET from the coding sequence ATGGCATCAATCTACAGTTGTAAAGAGTGCAATACAAACTTCAATCTCCATACCAACTATCTTTTCCCACCGGATTTTTACTTCGAAGCCGGCAATAAAGGTACTCTATCTTTCTCCGCTGTTGATTCATCCAAATTCAAGTTCgagaaagaagataaaattaaaCCCTTTTTCGAAACCCTTGATTATTGGGGAATTCAGAGGAAAAGGACTAAGATGATGTGTATGAATTGTGGGAAGGTTGTGGGCTATGTGTATGATGACGGGCCACCCATGACTGAGAGTCCGGGTCAGTTTCATTTTGGTCCTAGTCAGGTTATTCCTAGAGCTGCAAGGTATAGGATAAAAAATAAAGCTTTGAAGATTACTTCTGAGACTTGA